The Pseudochaenichthys georgianus chromosome 24, fPseGeo1.2, whole genome shotgun sequence genome includes a region encoding these proteins:
- the LOC117440143 gene encoding apolipoprotein B-100-like, producing MGSIKLCLLLLLGTSTLAQQDVGSVEEQSPVCPLAKRFKNFRRFVYDYEAETSNGVNGATDNKSGPKVSCKVEVEVPQTCSFILRTTECSLSEISGVDTEGNAVYRPADENQALASAMAKNALKITVEGHLRVQLYPEDDEPVNILNIKRGIVSALIVPVMEEEKNKQMATIHGICPTNFSVIATEDIATDVTLSRDLSQCDFFIARRQVTSPLALITGMNFPLSKMISSTQTCNYHFDNQKKHMTSGTCTEKHIFLPLSYQNEYGISTVVKQTVTLRETSKINDRIFERDENKFVELAMDFADDKSPVQTKDAVIATMQQLNTLSQTTDGEERASLFHKLVSELRGLKVDVLGSATVEMMDMSAPLAWQALAQCGTPECTSAMLKVLRTFDDAALEVDASVYALGLLHNPSSLMVKDMLAMAQYKQSKPIMYALSNAVRKLYRIEGVTPEISAVSEFMSSLLGADCAGDKDLTFLTLRVVGNMGDAMEAADPAIKNTLLKCMRQPATTLSVQLAAIQAFRLMSPTDEIRSNLQRVSQYPKGAVQKRLAAYLILMRNPQDTDIEIVKKLLNQEQNMQIKSFVTSHIYNIISSTDPETMKLGKRIVDALEDTEVATHSDYSTKSRNYKLGMANENMQAAIQGNMIFDPSSQLPREVLLETTLQVFGFDMDLWEIGMEGKGLEPTIDALFGKNGFFPDTFGKVMYWTLEKMPPKMKQEMDKWVSPMDTEGRKVPENLVREIVRNFNKLVKDLQSQESPEAMAYLKIMGAELGFIKGSELKFIADNAQMYAEIFLKSIPSKVMAKLMSNTDNELFAHYIFMDNKFIMPTAAGMPLTFALSGTFTPGAKGGIRMAPNMQELLFKPSIGVEFVTQMGVHVPEFVVSAVEMHTNIYHESTLNAKITMEQGQVKLSIPAPQGTTRVLSISNKVMIVGAGQSAVIPHTEGESSCRPLFSGVKYCTETIRATTGDKTAVPYFPLNGETKFALDIKPSDEVSEYTATIAYKLLREGEEGLQKIDSLTLALRAEGSQPSEATATMKYNRNKNVFTTQIQVPDFDVEAGVKIGMTDSIAKGQSIVLEISSKNVPQLSLIGSAKLQAMTDGMMQVQLLVPSLKTDAAITATMRNADVLTLEIKSDVKLPETSSIQAVIFKYGEDQAEVQLTSNMNADTKILVPYTEAVQAWLRQLAEDVMDQQVVKTDMKVRHVINKAVEASDIWMNKISADVPYVETLRNKIANVEMPSMPENLFMNLDSNIIYKFNQERLAITVPLPLGGKSSEELRIPSMVNSPHISVPQLEIDFASREIQIPTFTIPLEYDLSLPLMGKMEAFAKLNSNYYDWEATASAGNNSEETPSYMAKFSVMAESPIKLLSFSTEGAATITDTTEGNMKLNIDGSLKTMLLDTGFNVLETIAVTERVLSTGRYNIHATSPVGLDTSLTITTQVTIDSNILSGDINTDGSLTVGSMAASTTYLHTFSVEPAKKEAKLESTLRVNSEILKVANKIKASYANEELLIESNTNMNTEPIKHTTKVSLSYKEVKLTIQSDSVTKADERMVRSQMEFSASDGQASLRIENQADDSENRAYSLLTGSLNPTGLEINADASLNIFSSLASHKATLALNQNGLTTSCTTTAQYSPMTFENVFHGGVDTSGATVSITTKGAIKDNKAELTVEGKLASKEVYLNSILKGDLFDINTLNRVNLRLNEDGLIMSNKIVGSRNEMRTENIHSLSLSLGSFTLTSKTDNFLDNSNSYMHDITVNMERFTVAVNVKNDLKIMEINLVNDAHFKAEPYNLELTGTMKGAFSEEELKHTYEVKFVDMVLSAKCTTNGKLLHSQMTHTTDMEVAGQTVKFDSVANFNSPALRFDSTVKTVAEPFTLNIDAIFNSNGAAYLYGEQSGEVYSKFLLKAEPLLFTQSFEYRASTSHKLEDRPIINTNMDNKFNSMLSFQEQSVSLKMVSSVDEHSFDQEINAFNNAERLGIEMSGAVSTPLFSEANQEYAISGFVKYDKNSDSHFIQIPFIEHLPAVIENVKTTMMRMMDHSIEMLNDINTKYEISATIQNKVSELKDVIDNFDFNLFIQDLTKFINSIENYMSNLTGKFPTDKVMNVIKSVKDAIMAWIKKHNIANNFNIMYAKVEEILSSYEVEKMIGAIMDEVVKIMKQYQVREKIQSAFAAIKSIDIKPLLEKVMAPVQDLVNELYTFNFKQLIDDMTDYFMRMVQKIRSFDYDTFTVELKEKVTDMSKIPCFGKLSGELKVNIPQLKLKTSADFENTTMTSDTPEFKINFNSQATSTLQILDYTIDASAHLAAPKMSRLSFSENIKLDQSCFSLDHKGSMTLYGLSAQASADTTGKVNTEVFVAELVNNAFFAMENGVSATVETVYKHDLKVPLYRNSLIMINQKNVLQIEAGTARLTVTNVANEKWSAPILDIADEINHKSDMEVVMDLHTSKMTFTGATDSIFFKLNQNVDAEICIFRHIIINSKFETETPFMKGSVAEVKFQANAGDMKIDLTASHSAELAGKVEGTLSNSALALITPSELMFDTKNKGNVKVILPLKLSGKMDLQNDMSLTLNSEMQQASWNGLARFNQYKYSHYFTMDNGDSEINILSQINGEANLDMLKEPITIPEMTVPFIGLTTPKVEDYSLWEDTGLSNLLITTQQTFDMNSKLKYMKNPEVITIDINVEPLINFINKNVKTLHKKALIHKDKAAVVLVSTYEEAKAEYEKYSIDLPKIITIPAYKVPVINVEVSSFTIPLPDSSLITMPALHVPSALSKLTLPKITLPKIQNIRIPVLGDLTYECSMKTAMVTLKTDASILNQESILVKFDASSTSEFEILNGKIEGNANLNKAGGIKMTSVLSVKHLMFEGNHESTITLSYENVDTSITNSAKITLPVLTMEVYQEITGNPEEGLVVSMSTPSAGLVALQMQTKRPAQIKARVYGRYPSEPTNDIDIFGLKMSVMNSEKLNLQTTWNMEMPYEMVLGLKKQVPAVMELVSDPAVNTYNTIYRQARSLEGSFEQAKDQGKEMFKRAIDNFAAVNPSIVMTTVTDKTILILQEYQKKVAIVLDAVVKFLRETKFQLPGYEQRLSGLEAYQELSTFIADVSEEAVQRVPEYFSSMFKAVLDYVQAIEFTLPGSNHVVIGREVLDDLFVALKKIQDQVIITVRKLGEIQLEDVINKLSGFVQFTTEQSEKFLQTLKSQNVEKLLNFVSEVYDDAINSQVLADVTRQVEEARKIVVEYLQAVKAELQNILADMSFEQLQADIQSWIDLLAKRVNTFHNNVIKTLKEKSQSIEPYVRVGDRQLEVNIPLSFSA from the exons ATGGGGAGTATCAAGCTCTGCCTTTTGCTGCTGCTGGGCACATCCACACTAGCCC AGCAAGATGTGGGAAGTGTTGAAGAACAATCCCCTGTTTGCCCAT TGGCAAAACGATTCAAGAACTTCCGGCGTTTTGTGTACGACTATGAAGCTGAGACCTCTAACGGCGTGAACGGAGCTACTGACAACAAGAGCGGCCCCAAAGTCTCCTGCAAA GTTGAAGTTGAAGTGCCCCAGACCTGTAGCTTCATCCTGCGCACAACAGAGTGCTCTCTGAGCGAGATCTCTGGCGTGGACACAGAAGGAAACGCAGTGTATCGTCCTGCCGATGAAAATCAGGCTTTAGCATCTGCCATGGCCAA GAACGCTTTGAAGATTACAGTTGAAGGACACCTCCGTGTTCAACTCTACCCCGAGGATGACGAGCCTGTCAACATCCTGAACATCAAGAGAGGAATCGTCTCTGCTCTCATCGTGCCAGTAATGGAAGAGGAGAAGAACAAACAAATG GCCACCATTCATGGAATTTGCCCCACCAACTTCAGCGTCATCGCCACAGAGGATATCGCCACCGATGTGACTCTCAGCAGGGATCTGTCCCAATGTGACTTTTTCATTGCCCGCAGGCAGGTCACCAGTCCTCTGGCTCTCATCACAGGCATG AACTTCCCTCTGTCCAAGATGATTAGCAGCACCCAGACTTGCAACTACCACTTTGACAACCAGAAGAAGCACATGACCAGCGGAACCTGCACAGAGAAACACATCTTCCTGCCCCTTTCCTACCA GAATGAATATGGAATTTCTACTGTGGTGAAGCAGACTGTGACTCTGAGAGAGACCTCCAAGATCAATGACAGAATCTTTGAACGCG ATGAGAACAAGTTTGTGGAGCTGGCCATGGATTTTGCTGACGATAAGTCCCCTGTGCAGACCAAGGATGCTGTCATTGCCACCATGCAGCAGCTGAACACCCTGTCACAGACAACTGATGGTGAGGAACGCGCCAGCCTCTTCCACAAGCTGGTGTCTGAGCTGCGTGGCCTGAAGGTCGACGTACTCGGATCTGCTACTGTTGAGATGATGGACATGTCCGCACCTCTGGCATGGCAAGCTTTGGCTCAGTGCGGCACCCCAGAGTGCACCAGCGCCATGCTGAAGGTTCTCAGGACCTTCGATGATGCTGCTCTTGAGGTTGATGCCAGTGTCTACGCCCTGGGACTGCTGCACAACCCCTCCTCTCTCATGGTGAAGGACATGCTGGCAATGGCTCAGTACAAGCAGAGCAAACCCATCATGTATGCTTTGAGCAATGCAGTGAGGAA ACTGTACAGGATTGAAGGTGTCACCCCCGAGATCTCTGCTGTCTCTGAGTTCATGTCCTCCCTGCTTGGCGCAGACTGCGCTGGGGATAAAGATCTGACCTTCCTGACCTTGAGG GTTGTTGGTAATATGGGAGATGCAATGGAGGCAGCCGACCCTGCAATTAAGAACACCCTGCTGAAGTGCATGAGACAGCCTGCAACGACACTGTCTGTGCAGCTGGCTGCCATCCAGGCTTTCAGACTTATGTCTCCTACTGATGAG ATTCGCTCTAACCTCCAGAGGGTCAGCCAGTACCCCAAGGGTGCTGTGCAAAAGCGCCTGGCAGCTTACCTGATCCTGATGAGAAATCCCCAGGATACTGACATCGAGATAGTGAAGAAGCTGCTGAATCAGGAGCAGAACATGCAGATCAAGTCCTTTGTTACCTCCCACATTTACAATATCATTTCCTCCACTGATCCAGAGACCATGAA GCTTGGAAAGAGGATTGTGGATGCCCTGGAGGACACTGAAGTCGCCACACACAGTGACTACAGCACAAAGTCTCGCAACTACAAGCTGGGCATGGCCAATGAGAATATGCAGGCCGCCATTCAGGGCAACATGATCTTCGATCCCAGTAGCCAGTTGCCAAGAGAGGTGCTGCTGGAAACTACCCTGCAAGTTTTTGGTTTTGACATGGATCTTTGGGAG atTGGCATGGAAGGAAAGGGCCTTGAGCCAACCATTGATGCTTTGTTTGGAAAGAACGGGTTCTTCCCTGACACATTTGGAAAGGTTATGTACTGGACTTTGGAAAAGATGCCACCAAAGATGAAACAGGAAATGGATAAATGGGTATCTCCCATGGACACAGAGGGGCGCAAG GTTCCCGAAAATCTTGTAAGAGAAATTGTTCGCAACTTCAACAAGCTGGTAAAGGATCTGCAGAGTCAAGAGTCCCCAGAGGCCATGGCCTACCTGAAGATTATGGGAGCTGAGCTTGGCTTCATCAAGGGCAGCGAACTGAAGTTTATTGCTGATAATGCACAAATGTATGCAGAGATTTTCCTGAAGAGCATTCCTTCCAAG gtTATGGCTAAACTGATGTCCAACACTGACAATGAGCTCTTTGCCCATTACATCTTCATGGACAACAAATTCATCATGCCAACAGCAGCCGGCATGCCTCTGACATTTGCTCTGTCTGGCACCTTCACTCCTGGAGCAAAGGGAGGCATTCGAATGGCTCCAAACATG CAGGAGCTGTTGTTCAAGCCCTCTATTGGAGTTGAGTTTGTGACTCAGATGGGAGTCCATGTCCCTGAATTTGTTGTGTCCGCTGTTGAGATGCACACCAACATTTACCATGAAAGCACACTCAATGCCAAGATTACCATGGAGCAAGGCCAGGTCAAGCTTTCCATCCCCGCCCCACAGGGCACCACAAGGGTTTTGAGCATCAG CAATAAAGTGATGATTGTGGGCGCTGGCCAGTCTGCAGTGATCCCCCACACAGAGGGTGAATCAAGCTGCAGACCTCTCTTCTCTGGAGTCAAATACTGCACCGAAACAATCCGTGCCACAACTGGTGATAAGACTGCTGTTCCTTACTTCCCCCTGAATGGAGAGACCAA GTTTGCTTTGGACATCAAGCCCTCTGACGAGGTCTCTGAGTACACAGCCACCATCGCCTACAAACTCCTCAGGGAAGGAGAGGAGGGTCTCCAGAAAATCGATTCTCTGACATTGGCTCTGAGAGCTGAGG GTTCTCAGCCATCCGAGGCCACAGCCACTATGAAGTACAACAGGAACAAGAATGTCTTCACCACCCAGATCCAGGTACCTGACTTTGATGTTGAGGCCGGTGTTAAGATTGGCATGACTGACAGCATTGCCAAAGGCCAATCCATTGTCCTCGAGATCTCCAGCAAGAACGTGCCCCAGCTCTCTCTGATTGGCAGTGCCAA GCTTCAGGCCATGACTGATGGCATGATGCAAGTTCAGTTGTTGGTCCCCTCACTGAAGACTGACGCTGCTATCACTGCTACCATGAGAAATGCTGATGTTCTAACCCTTGAGATCAAGAGTGATGTCAAGCTCCCAGAGACCTCCTCCATTCAGGCAGTCATATTCAAATATG GTGAAGACCAGGCTGAGGTTCAGCTCACTTCCAACATGAATGCAGATACTAAGATTCTGGTGCCTTACACTGAAGCCGTCCAGGCCTGGCTCAGGCAGCTTGCAGAGGATGTCATGGACCAGCAGGTTGTCAAGACCGACATGAAAGTGCGTCATGTCATCAACAAGGCAGTCGAG GCCAGTGATATCTGGATGAACAAGATCTCAGCTGATGTTCCCTATGTTGAGACTCTGAGGAACAAGATTGCAAATGTGGAAATGCCCTCCATGCCTGAAAATCTATTCATGAACCT GGATAGTAACATCATATACAAGTTCAACCAGGAGCGTTTGGCCATCACTGTCCCCCTGCCTCTAGGAGGCAAATCATCTGAGGAGCTAAGGATACCTTCAATGGTCAACTCTCCACACATCTCCGTGCCTCAGCTGGAAATCGACTTTGCCTCACGGGAGATCCAAATCCCCACTTTTACCATCCCTCTTGAATATGACCTCAGCCTGCCTCTGATGGGCAAAATGGAAGCATTTGCCAAACTCAACAGCAACTATTATGACTGGGAAGCAACTGCATCTGCTGGTAACAACAGTGAAGAGACTCCTAGCTACATGGCCAAGTTCAGCGTCATGGCTGAAAGTCCAATCAAACTTCTCTCCTTCTCAACTGAGG gAGCTGCAACAATCACTGACACAACAGAAGGCAATATGAAACTCAACATTGATGGTTCCCTGAAAACCATGCTCCTGGACACAGGTTTTAATGTGCTTGAAACCATTGCCGTCACAGAGAGAGTATTGTCAACAGGAAGGTATAACATTCATGCCACCTCTCCTGTGGGTCTGGACACATCTCTGACTATTACCACCCAGGTCACCATAGATTCCAACATACTCTCTGGAGATATCAACACAGACGGAAGCCTGACTGTTGGATCCATGGCTGCCAGCACCACTTATCTCCACACTTTCTCTGTTGAGCCAGCGAAGAAAGAAGCTAAACTGGAGAGTACACTGAGGGTGAACTCTGAAATCCTGAAGGTTGCCAACAAGATCAAGGCATCTTATGCAAACGAGGAACTTCTGATTGAGTCCAACACCAACATGAACACTGAACCAATCAAGCACACCACCAAAGTGAGCCTTAGCTACAAAGAGGTCAAGCTTACCATCCAGTCTGACTCTGTGACCAAGGCTGATGAGCGCATGGTTCGTAGCCAGATGGAGTTCTCTGCCTCTGATGGACAGGCCAGCCTCAGGATTGAGAATCAAGCTGATGACAGCGAGAACCGTGCCTACTCTTTGCTGACTGGGTCCCTGAACCCCACCGGCTTGGAGATCAATGCTGATGCATCCCTGAACATCTTCTCAAGCCTTGCCTCTCACAAGGCAACCTTGGCCCTGAACCAGAATGGCCTGACCACCAGCTGTACAACGACTGCTCAGTATAGCCCAATGACCTTCGAGAATGTTTTCCATGGTGGAGTTGACACATCTGGTGCTACCGTGTCTATCACCACCAAGGGAGCCATTAAAGATAACAAGGCAGAGCTCACTGTTGAAGGAAAGCTTGCAAGCAAAGAAGTGTATCTCAACTCCATCCTCAAGGGTGATCTCTTTGACATCAACACCCTGAACAGAGTGAACCTCAGACTGAATGAAGATGGCTTGATCATGTCCAACAAAATTGTTGGATCTCGCAATGAGATGAGGACCGAAAATATCCACTCACTGTCTCTCTCACTGGGATCTTTCACCCTCACCTCAAAGACTGACAACTTCCTTGACAACAGCAACTCATACATGCATGACATCACAGTTAACATGGAGCGTTTTACTGTTGCAGTTAATGTGAAAAATGACCTGAAGATCATGGAGATTAACTTGGTAAATGATGCCCATTTCAAGGCAGAGCCCTACAACCTGGAGCTGACTGGAACAATGAAGGGAGCGTTTTCAGAGGAAGAGCTGAAGCACACTTACGAAGTCAAGTTTGTCGATATGGTCCTCTCTGCAAAGTGCACTACAAATGGTAAACTCCTGCATTCTCAGATGACACATACCACTGATATGGAGGTTGCTGGTCAGACCGTGAAATTCGACAGCGTGGCTAATTTCAACTCACCAGCACTTCGTTTCGACAGTACAGTCAAAACTGTTGCTGAACCCTTCACTCTGAATATTGATGCCATTTTCAACTCGAATGGTGCAGCGTATCTTTATGGTGAGCAGAGCGGCGAAGTATACAGCAAATTCCTCCTGAAGGCTGAACCCCTGCTGTTCACACAATCATTTGAGTACAGAGCCTCAACCAGCCATAAACTGGAGGACAGACCCATTATCAACACCAACATGGACAACAAGTTCAACAGCATGCTGAGTTTCCAAGAGCAAAGTGTCAGCCTGAAGATGGTATCCTCCGTGGATGAGCACAGTTTTGATCAAGAAATTAATGCCTTTAACAACGCAGAGAGATTGGGTATTGAGATGTCAGGAGCTGTTTCAACCCCCCTCTTCAGTGAGGCCAATCAAGAGTACGCCATCTCTGGATTTGTGAAATACGACAAGAACAGTGACAGTCACTTCATCCAGATCCCATTCATTGAGCATCTGCCTGCAGTTATTGAAAATGTAAAGACCACAATGATGAGGATGATGGACCACAGCATTGAGATGCTGAATGACATCAACACCAAGTATGAGATCAGTGCCACAATCCAGAACAAAGTGTCAGAACTGAAGGATGTCATTGACAACTTTGACTTCAACCTTTTTATCCAAGACCTGACAAAGTTTATTAACTCAATCGAAAACTACATGTCCAACCTCACAGGCAAATTCCCAACTGACAAAGTCATGAATGTGATCAAATCAGTGAAAGACGCCATCATGGCTTGGATCAAGAAGCATAACATTGCTAACAACTTCAATATAATGTATGCCAAAGTAGAGGAGATCCTTTCTAGCTATGAGGTGGAGAAGATGATTGGGGCCATTATGGATGAGGTTGTTAAAATTATGAAGCAGTATCAGGTAAGGGAAAAGATCCAGTCTGCATTTGCTGCTATCAAGTCAATTGACATCAAGCCCTTGCTCGAAAAAGTTATGGCACCTGTTCAGGACCTTGTGAATGAACTGTATACCTTTAACTTCAAACAGCTGATTGATGACATGACAGACTATTTCATGAGGATGgttcagaaaatcagatctTTTGATTATGACACATTCACTGTGGAGTTGAAAGAGAAAGTGACAGATATGAGCAAGATTCCTTGTTTTGGAAAACTCTCCGGAGAGTTGAAAGTAAACATACCACAACTCAAACTTAAGACCTCTGCTGACTTTGAGAACACCACAATGACATCAGACACACCAGAGTTCAAAATCAACTTTAACTCACAGGCTACATCTACTTTGCAAATCCTCGACTACACCATCGATGCCAGTGCTCATTTGGCTGCGCCGAAGATGAGTCGCCTGTCTTTCTCTGAGAACATTAAACTCGATCAGTCATGTTTCTCACTTGACCACAAGGGATCAATGACTCTCTATGGCCTGTCAGCTCAAGCTTCTGCTGACACTACTGGAAAAGTGAACACTGAGGTCTTTGTTGCCGAGCTGGTCAACAATGCATTCTTTGCAATGGAAAATGGAGTTTCTGCCACTGTGGAGACTGTCTACAAACATGACCTCAAAGTGCCCCTCTACAGAAATTCCCTAATCATGATAAATCAAAAGAATGTCCTCCAGATTGAAGCTGGAACTGCCCGTCTGACCGTTACCAATGTGGCCAATGAAAAATGGTCAGCGCCAATTTTGGACATCGCAGATGAGATAAACCACAAGAGTGACATGGAGGTGGTCATGGATCTCCACACTTCCAAAATGACTTTCACTGGAGCAACAGATAGCATCTTTTTCAAACTGAATCAAAATGTGGATGCCGAAATCTGCATCTTCCGCCACATTATTATTAATTCCAAGTTTGAGACAGAAACACCTTTCATGAAGGGAAGCGTTGCAGAGGTCAAGTTCCAGGCTAATGCTGGAGACATGAAAATTGATTTAACTGCCTCTCACAGTGCTGAGCTGGCAGGAAAGGTCGAAGGAACTCTCTCAAACTCTGCACTTGCTTTGATCACACCTAGTGAGCTTATGTTTGACACAAAGAACAAGGGAAATGTCAAGGTTATCCTTCCATTGAAGCTGTCTGGAAAGATGGATCTCCAGAATGACATGTCTTTGACCCTGAACTCTGAAATGCAGCAGGCTAGCTGGAACGGTCTGGCTAGATTTAATCAGTACAAATACTCCCATTACTTCACCATGGATAATGGTGACAGTGAAATCAACATATTGTCCCAGATCAATGGAGAAGCAAATCTGGATATGCTAAAAGAGCCCATCACCATTCCAGAAATGACTGTGCCATTTATTGGTTTGACGACACCAAAAGTGGAAGACTACTCTCTGTGGGAAGACACTGGCCTGAGCAACCTCCTGATCACTACTCAGCAGACATTTGACATGAACTCCAAGCTGAAGTACATGAAGAACCCTGAGGTGATTACAATTGACATCAATGTGGAGCCACTCATCAATTTCATTAATAAGAATGTCAAGACTCTGCACAAGAAAGCGCTCATCCACAAAGATAAGGCTGCTGTTGTCCTGGTATCAACTTATGAAGAAGCCAAGGCAGAGTATGAAAAGTATAGCATTGATTTGCCCAAAATCATTACAATTCCTGCATACAAAGTTCCTGTGATTAATGTCGAGGTGTCCTCATTCACCATTCCCCTCCCCGACTCCAGTCTCATCACAATGCCTGCTCTGCATGTTCCATCTGCCCTCAGCAAGCTGACTCTTCCAAAAATCACTCTGCCCAAAATTCAGAACATTAGAATTCCAGTACTGGGGGATCTGACCTACGAGTGCTCCATGAAAACAGCAATGGTTACTCTCAAAACTGATGCCAGCATCCTTAACCAGGAAAGCATTCTCGTTAAATTTGATGCTTCTTCAACCTCTGAGTTTGAGATTCTGAATGGAAAGATTGAGGGCAACGCCAACCTGAACAAAGCTGGTGGAATTAAAATGACCTCTGTCCTGTCTGTGAAACATTTAATGTTTGAGGGAAACCATGAGAGCACTATCACCTTAAGCTATGAAAATGTGGATACTTCCATCACCAATTCAGCAAAGATCACTCTACCTGTCCTGACCATGGAAGTCTATCAGGAGATTACTGGAAATCCAGAGGAAGGCCTTGTTGTCTCTATGTCCACTCCATCTGCAGGACTTGTTGCACTTCAGATGCAGACTAAGCGCCCAGCTCAAATTAAAGCAAGAGTCTACGGTCGCTACCCG TCCGAGCCAACAAACGACATTGATATCTTCGGTCTGAAGATGTCTGTGATGAACTCTGAGAAGCTGAACCTTCAGACAACCTGGAACATGGAGATGCCATATGAGATGGTGCTGGGCCTGAAGAAACAGGTGCCCGCAGTAATGGAATTGGTATCTGATCCTGCTGTCAACACATATAACACCATCTACAGACAAGCGAGAAGCCTTGAGGGTTCTTTTGAGCAGGCTAAAGATCAGGGTAAAGAGATGTTCAAGAGGGCAATTGACAACTTTGCAGCAGTAAACCCTTCTATTGTTATGACAACTGTCACAGATAAAACCATTTTGATCCTCCAAGAGTACCAAAAGAAAGTTGCAATTGTCCTTGATGCTGTTGTTAAATTCCTGAGAGAGACCAAGTTCCAGCTCCCTGGGTATGAACAGAGGCTGTCTGGGCTTGAGGCTTACCAGGAATTAAGTACTTTTATTGCTGATGTATCTGAGGAGGCTGTTCAAAGAGTTCCAGAGTATTTTTCCTCCATGTTTAAAGCAGTCCTTGATTATGTCCAAGCCATTGAGTTCACTCTTCCTGGCTCTAACCACGTTGTCATTGGTAGAGAAGTTCTTGATGACTTGTTTGTAGCTTTGAAGAAAATTCAGGACCAAGTTATTATCACTGTTAGGAAACTTGGGGAAATCCAGCTGGAAGATGTTATTAATAAATTATCTGGATTTGTGCAGTTTACCACTGAACAAAGTGAGAAGTTTCTGCAAACCCTTAAATCTCAAAACGTAGAAAAGCTCTTAAACTTTGTGTCTGAAGTATACGATGATGCCATCAACTCTCAGGTCCTGGCTGATGTTACCCGGCAGGTTGAAGAGGCCCGCAAAATTGTTGTAGAATATCTTCAAGCTGTGAAAGCTGAGCTCCAGAATATTTTGGCTGACATGTCTTTTGAACAGCTTCAAGCCGACATCCAGTCCTGGATTGACTTATTGGCAAAACGTGTGAACACTTTCCACAACAATGTCATTAAGACACTTAAGGAGAAAAGCCAAAGTATTGAACCATATGTGAGAGTAGGTGATAGACAGTTGGAGGTGAACATTCCTTTATCATTTTCCGCATAA
- the LOC117440152 gene encoding rho-related GTP-binding protein RhoB-like, with protein MADIRKKLVVVGDGACGKTCLLIVFSKDEFPEVYVPTVFETYVADIEVENKQVQLALWDTAGQEDYDRLRPLSYPDTDVILMCFSVDSPDSLENIPEKWVPEVKHFCPNVPIILVANKKDLRNDENVKNELSRLKLEPVKAEDGRAMAMRIGAYDYLECAAKTKEGIWEVFETATRAALQKRKIPSGSCLKCCVLM; from the coding sequence ATGGCAGACATACGGAAGAAACTTGTCGTGGTGGGGGACGGCGCATGTGGGAAAACATGTCTTCTTATTGTATTTAGCAAAGACGAGTTTCCCGAAGTGTATGTTCCGACTGTGTTTGAGACATATGTGGCGGACATAGAGGTGGAAAACAAACAAGTCCAGCTAGCTTTGTGGGACACAGCTGGACAGGAGGACTACGACCGGCTGCGCCCCCTCTCCTATCCGGACACCGATGTCATTCTGATGTGCTTCTCCGTGGACAGCCCGGACTCGTTGGAAAACATCCCAGAAAAGTGGGTCCCTGAAGTCAAACACTTTTGTCCGAATGTACCCATTATATTAGTGGCCAACAAGAAAGATCTGCGCAACGACGAGAACGTAAAGAACGAGCTGTCCCGGTTGAAGCTGGAGCCCGTGAAGGCAGAGGATGGCCGGGCCATGGCCATGCGCATTGGCGCATATGACTATTTAGAGTGCGCTGCCAAAACCAAGGAGGGGATCTGGGAGGTATTCGAAACCGCAACACGGGCTGCCTTGCAGAAACGCAAAATACCATCAGGAAGTTGTCTCAAATGCTGTGTTTTGATGTGA